A window from Calliopsis andreniformis isolate RMS-2024a chromosome 7, iyCalAndr_principal, whole genome shotgun sequence encodes these proteins:
- the LOC143181893 gene encoding DNA-binding transcriptional regulator BolA: MYRSWLLIRNNCKNITLSLKNMSTLLKNNPVETSIRKKLDSLKPSHIEVINESYMHNAPDGSETHFKVVVVSDSFEDKTRIKRHQMINSLLKAELEDSVHALSIVARTPDEWEDNKKVAPSPACKGGFGR; this comes from the exons ATGTATAGGTCGtggttattaataagaaata acTGCAAGAACATCACCCTTTCTTTGAAAAATATGAGTACTCTACTAAAAAATAATCCTGTAGAAACTTCAATAAGAAAAAAGTTAGATTCTTTAAAGCCGTCGCACATTGAGGTAATAAATGAGTCATACATGCATAATGCTCCTGATGGCTCTGAGACACATTTTAAGGTAGTTGTTGTGTCAGACAGCTTTGAAGATAAAACTCGTATTAAG CGACATCAAATGATAAATAGTCTGTTGAAAGCAGAATTGGAAGACAGTGTACATGCATTATCGATAGTA GCAAGAACACCTGATGAATGGGAAGACAACAAAAAAGTAGCTCCAAGTCCAGCTTGCAAAGGTGGTTTTGGAAGATAA
- the Ash2 gene encoding set1/Ash2 histone methyltransferase complex subunit ASH2 isoform X2: MVRATHNVSKGSWYWEATIEEMPEGSATRLGWGQEYANLQAPLGYDKFGYSWRSRKGTRFHESRGKHYSNGYGEGDTLGFIIVLPDTHDASHLPNTYKDRPLVKFKSHLYYEEKDQVPEALKALKPSDGSKILFFKNGICQGEAFIDINKGAYYPTISIHKSATVSVNFGPNFKCPPNDVTFRGMHERAEEAIAEQSMADMLYFTENEGKLRLDTFAL, encoded by the exons ATGGTCAGAGCTACTCATA ATGTAAGTAAAGGATCATGGTATTGGGAAGCAACTATTGAAGAAATGCCAGAAGGATCAGCCACTAGACTAGGATGGGGTCAAGAATATGCTAATTTACAAGCTCCACTTGGTTACGATAAATTTGGTTATTCTTGGAGATCTAG GAAAGGTACAAGATTTCATGAAAGTAGAGGTAAACATTACAGTAATGGCTATGGAGAAGGTGATACCTTAGGATTCATAATAGTGCTACCAGATACACATGATGCTTCACATTTACCAAATACATACAAAGATCGA ccATTGGTGAAGTTTAAAAGTCATCTTTACTATGAGGAAAAAGATCAAGTTCCAGAAGCACTCAAAGCCCTGAAACCTTCAGATGGCAGTAAAATTCTGTTTTTTAAAAATGGTATATGTCAGGGAGAAGCATTTATTGATATTAATAAAGGAGCTTATTATCCTACAATTTCAATTCATAAAAGTGCTACAGTTTCTGTAAACTTCGGACCAAACTTTAAATGTCCTCCTAATGATGTCACGTTTAGAGGG ATGCACGAAAGAGCAGAAGAAGCAATAGCAGAACAATCAATGGCTGATATGCTTTATTTCACTGAAAATGAGGGAAAATTAAGACTGGATACTTTCGCTTTAtga